A region from the Branchiostoma floridae strain S238N-H82 chromosome 9, Bfl_VNyyK, whole genome shotgun sequence genome encodes:
- the LOC118422832 gene encoding protein dopey-1-like isoform X2, translated as MSMFSTEEMELLADSKYRAYVAAVEKALKSFEVSTEWADLISALGKLNKVLQANNKYHVVPKRLMIAKRLSQCMHPALPSGVHLKALETYDIIFTISGHQRLKQDLFIYSAGLFPLLANAAMSVRPALLNIYEQHYLPLGTALWPGLVGLLQGLLPGLEEGSEHYDRTNHLLEQFSLAVGKTVFHEGLWECVLTSSSVRLPAITFLLSHVNRTQSIEDQLYVLGSDINLLVQSLCAAVQDYSVLVQRCLLDLLLLCFPFHNSPITRQDMVTVLAQALGVMLRRDMSLNRRLYSWLLGTDNSIHMGSRTLKCENPSQYFLTYSKEPLVESVKTVLQKQYTSTSSKGEERSDMLRPLRILISLMDKPEIGPQIVTDVLMDVFEGIVERYEETVPSQDTNDDSNSKKTPSTSTKLAKNTKANIELIKTANLLFSAFEPAYLWGYIGHLFGECCVKTAEGRVEGGRTCSWLARLLEVLLDILSLETYLEIQTVHLPALLDDIITALTQQADRLALSELSASLHLCSKLLSKVLPSLGSESPTSSTLPSPKKDPSSDSLSGSAADTRTMSGSADHSKATTPSMEDATMSPDSECTTDEYDDAFTDFVQYNGNNGKQGEGEEDKNFNEGDGFQEDNLRDAETEEDQEELSPVKMCLLNFLKLFSEFLSSRVIKSKDIIEKNMEQLSWETHVKRTNMSSNGKMLLTDTEIPEALGHGNPCGRCYVPEPVHLVEKKYDAEEQKAFSACCCLLLEFSSFPTYCSSEETDFTLPQLSSTKGAPTLDRLPSWLQGLLACCCCVKDFGVQTVAISTCLELISLCKSTMSTDKNIADALPRSHQAHRHSEGTVTVVVMSALLPSQLEYINTRTTLYHTVAAILWAYLSDTSASQHQLSVALLQQLHSLAPSPATCQDVISTAMLDKDPNKQISALRKFCVLWHLSGNKLSTLVNMPGPYRTFDRCMFLMLDNLSSIDSIPRSLALTWLLHSVQRGELTRILEPLLLLLLHPSTARVSPYYKAQQLAQTSSTPLEKDGADSDAEDRIRSISCVDGNMCFRVVSPDQVVVYPTPQPVAACTALTPAGKEVVTTSKEGAPPHRPPEVSVTVNPLGSQASLASESSVDGTSHDKRVGVSTMKDLTGEGGPEVVQSLLEDILETVIPKKEPESRPYSSSMSLPMGEQSQQSGEGILTSLRNRSTSFPEDILSSVGRTLMEKRKPPPLPPKPASLRVGARAPVPNQFENKNTTGEQVEEAKSVNVHPLNQHMLLYIQVYEHLQVLHALATLKSMLSVAGRALICATVTTSIHSSGSSLQSVLQELLSRHRQSLLGQDFYHNISSELSGAFRSCMHLEILVSVCLYFLRGHYPIMLDVSKADVRGNEDVQIASAEVLTVLLSELVGVVGESSRGFATYISDLLSRCKVQKAVLHCLLATVYSAGKDSALLADSDTDDMTRETISRCNWEPSDPGYQALQRQLLKLLLAIIVLEDKVFSHRSKTDSEDSMTEWDRLRIQFEQGAVSLRYVSWEPVAAQGMFLGTMLSALRQPKVGMMHPHWVTMAVSSLPYLGKALPRVITPIITQLCVNLETLAKEYSHCFSHPKWSICPDLLVSILEGLTMIFHYCLMDSIIPPSGISFQPAVGTPGSSQDHGSPTHILHSLMRMFGVDTEDKLPSHGGEGENQVKPLLEARRAVISILPRVVSTLATAWGILKQAESQGEGRAQRAAQQPPPAWIMGSPKVLCQHILELLSPISLHHGTSLMAAVAIVWRDRKRKSHGREKVLPVASTEQLGLVDLVSAIKVVRMDNLIHTVTQVVKSPPLSGKDRKQPILEVSMLQFLYVFLMRMGNGTVMASWTSLLALLRESLSLDLPPPGVFLLLGILNQFVQKCPMLEDRRDRRDLQAFAQRKVVEDVTQKLLESCSTIAGSSLEQTTWLRRSLTVIPGPQTDPNLSHSDVEDSPSTSPPSSPPPTQPAVLPNSSHYSVHALSLLAELLASLLDVMFGSEEKERALPLLTAIMGNVTPYLRSHSVENMARFRACSRLLSSLSGYQYTRRAWKREAFELLMDQNFFQMDGQSLSSWKSVVDNLMTHDKTTFRDLMARVAVTQSGSLNLFSSREQELELRAMLLKRLAFTIFCSETDQYQRHLPEIQERVAETLRLPPAPILQEQVFLLFKVLLLRISASHLTALWPTIITQLVQVFLHMEQELSADADVSRTLSQRISGIDGGWAYVEGNGLCVNPTSNPHWLRVFLATCKLLDLALALPSDLLPHFQLYRWAFVGEAGVYSTKHSQRQERAVEGDDFTPHLVRLTRLLRRKVPSEDADRVLIWEYGTPLLNVARISSLSDLLPFFNTVCSAQLSCVTLESSPKHSSPARGNIPSVSVPTPAELAVERDFLEQLPGAKK; from the exons ATGAGCATGTTCAGCACAGAGGAGATGGAGCTGCTGGCTGACTCCAAGTACCGAGCGTACGTCGCTGCGGTCGAGAAGGCTCTTAAGAGCTTTGAGGTGTCAACAGAGTGGGCGGATCTCATCTCAGCACTGGGGAAACTCAACAAG GTGCTGCAAGCAAATAACAAATACCACGTGGTCCCCAAACGATTGATGATTGCCAAGCGTCTGTCCCAGTGTATGCACCCAGCCCTGCCCAGTGGAGTCCACCTCAAGGCGCTGGAGACATATGACATCATCTTCACTATCAGTGGCCACCAGAGGCTGAAACAGGACCTCTTCATTTACAGTGCAG GTTTGTTTCCTCTCCTGGCAAATGCCGCCATGTCAGTGCGACCAGCGCTGCTCAACATCTACGAGCAGCACTACCTCCCCCTGGGCACCGCACTGTGGCCCGGCCTGGTGGGCCTGCTGCAGGGCCTGCTTCCCGGGCTAGAGGAGGGCTCAGAGCACTACGATAG GACCAACCACCTGCTGGAGCAGTTCAGCCTGGCTGTGGGGAAGACTGTGTTCCATGAGGGGCTGTGGGAGTGTGTGCTGACCAGCAGCAGTGTCAGGCTGCCTGCCATCACCTTTCTCCTGTCCCATGTCAACAGGACACAGTCTATAGAGGACCAGCTCTATGTACTCGGCTCTGACATTAATTTACTG GTGCAGTCCTTATGCGCAGCTGTCCAGGACTACAGTGTGCTGGTACAGAGGTGCTTGTTAGACCTGCTGCTGCTGTGTTTCCCCTTCCACAACTCTCCCATCACCAGACAGGACATGGTGACGGTGCTGGCCCAGGCCCTCGGAGTCATGCTCAGGAGAGACATGTCACTCAACAGGAGGCTATACTCGTGGCTTCTGG GTACAGACAATTCTATACACATGGGAAGCAGGACACTCAAGTGTGAGAACCCGAGTCAGTACTTCCTTACCTACTCTAAAGAGCCCTTAGTGGAAAGTGTCAAGACAGTGTTGCAGAAGCAGTACACTTCAACATCAAG CAAAGGGGAGGAGAGATCTGACATGTTGCGCCCCCTGAGGATCCTCATCAGCCTGATGGACAAGCCTGAGATCGGCCCTCAGATCGTGACGGACGTCCTCATGGATGTGTTTGAGGGGATCGTTGAGAGATACGAGGAAACAGTGCCAAG CCAAGATACCAATGATGACAGCAATAGCAAGAAAACACCTTCAACTTCTACCAAACTAGCCAAGAACACCAAGGCCAACATCGAGCTGATCAAGACGGCCAACCTGCTGTTCAGTGCGTTTGAGCCTGCATACCTGTGGGGCTACATCGGGCACCTGTTTGGGGAGTGCTGTGTGAAGACTGCTGAGGGGAGGGTGGAGGGGGGGAGGACATGCTCCTGGCTGGCCAGGCTGTTGGAGGTCCTTCTGGATATCCTGTCACTG gaaaCGTACCTGGAAATCCAGACGGTGCACCTGCCAGCCTTacttgatgacatcatcacggCCCTGACCCAGCAGGCTGACAGGTTGGCCCTGTCGGAGCTGTCTGCCTCCCTCCATCTCTGCTCCAAACTGCTCAGCAAAGTCCTGCCCTCCCTGGGGTCCGAGTCACCAACCTCCAGTACACTGCCGTCCCCTAAG AAGGATCCAAGTAGCGACTCTCTCTCAGGCTCAGCTGCAGACACTCGGACAATGTCAGGATCTGCTGACCACAGTAAGGCAACCACACCAAGTATGGAGGACGCCACAATGAGCCCAGACTCTGAATGTACAACTGACGAATACGATGATGCTTTTACTGACTTCGTGCAATACAATGGGAACAATGGGAAACAAGGGGAAGGAGAGGAAGATAAAAACTTCAATGAAGGGGATGGTTTTCAAGAAGACAATTTGAGGGATGCAGAAACTGAAGAAGACCAAGAGGAGCTGTCACCAGTCAAGATGTGTCTTCTCAACTTCTTGAAACTGTTCTCAGAGTTCCTGTCAAGTAGAGTTATCAAGAGTAAAGACATCATTGAGAAGAACATGGAACAACTGTCTTGGGAAACACATGTGAAGAGAACTAACATGTCTTCAAATGGGAAGATGCTgcttacagatacagaaatccCAGAGGCACTTGGTCATGGGAACCCCTGTGGACGTTGTTATGTACCTGAACCTGTGCACCTGGTGGAAAAGAAGTATGATGCAGAGGAACAGAAGGCCTTCTCTGCCTGCTGTTGTCTCCTACTAGAGTTCTCTTCTTTCCCTACATACTGTTCAAGTGAGGAAACAGATTTTACACTACCCCAACTGTCATCCACAAAAGGAG CTCCTACCCTGGACAGACTACCCAGCTGGCTACAGGGACTACTGGCTTGTTGTTGCTGTGTGAAGGACTTTGGTGTCCAGACTGTTGCCATCTCCACTTGTCTGGAACTTATTAGTCTGTGCAAGTCCACTATGTCTACTGACAAAAACATTGCAG ATGCACTCCCTCGTAGCCACCAAGCCCACAGACACAGTGAGGGCACAGTGACAGTGGTGGTCATGTCAGCCTTATTACCCAGCCAACTGGAGTACATCAACACTAGGACTACACTGTATCAT ACTGTAGCAGCCATCCTGTGGGCGTACCTGTCTGACACCAGTGCCTCTCAGCACCAGCTGAGCGTTGCCCTGCTCCAACAGCTGCACAGCCTGGCACCCTCCCCCGCCACCTGTCAGGACGTCATCAGTACCGCCATGCTGGACAAGGACCCT AACAAGCAGATCTCAGCCCTTAGGAAGTTCTGTGTGTTGTGGCACCTCAGTGGGAATAAACTGTCCACCTTAGTCAACATGCCTGGGCCTTACAGGACATTCGACAG ATGTATGTTCTTGATGCTGGACAACCTGTCTTCTATCGATAGCATCCCACGCTCCCTTGCTCTGACCTGGCTGCTCCATTCAGTCCAGAGGGGGGAGCTGACCCGTATCCTGGAGCCCctccttcttctcctcctccacCCCTCCACAGCACGTGTGTCGCCCTACTACAAGGCCCAGCAGCTAGCCCAGACCTCCTCTACCCCCCTTGAGAAGGATGGAGCAGACTCAGATGCTGAAGATCGCATCCGTAGCATCAGCTGTGTAGATGGGAACATGTGCTTCCGTGTGGTCAGTCCTGACCAAGTTGTTGTGTACCCTACACCTCAACCTGTTGCAGCATGTACAGCTTTGACTCCAGCAGGAAAAGAAGTGGTGACCACAAGCAAGGAGGGAGCGCCTCCACACAGACCACCCGAGGTGTCCGTAACGGTCAATCCTTTAGGGTCACAAGCCTCATTGGCCAGCGAAAGCTCTGTAGATGGTACCTCCCATGACAAGAGGGTTGGTGTAAGCACCATGAAGGATttgacgggggaggggggccctGAGGTGGTACAGAGTCTACTGGAGGACATCCTGGAAACTGTCATTCCCAAGAAGGAACCAGAAAGCAGGCCATACTCCAGCAGTATGTCCCTTCCCATGGGAGAGCAGTCACAGCAAAGTGGAGAAGGTATTCTTACGTCACTGAGAAACCGGAGCACAAGCTTTCCAGAGGACATACTAAGCTCTGTTGGTCGTACTCTTATGGAAAAGAGAAAACCGCCACCCTTACCACCCAAACCGGCTTCCCTCAGGGTGGGGGCCAGGGCACCGGTGCCCAACCAGTTTGAGAACAAGAACACAACAGGAGAACAGGTGGAAGAGGCAAAGTCTGTCAATGTGCACCCGCTGAACCAGCACATGTTACTGTACATCCAGGTGTATGAACACCTGCAAGTCTTACATGCCCTGGCTACACTCAAGTCTATGCTTAGTGTTGCAG GGCGAGCTCTGATCTGTGCCACTGTTACAACCAGCATCCACAGTTCTGGGTCCTCCCTACAATCTGTGCTGCAAGAACTTCTCAGTCGGCACAGGCAATCTCTCCTTGGACAAGACTTCTACCACAACATTTCCTCGGAGCTCTCAGGTGCTTTTCGCAGCTGTATGCACCTGGAGATTCTTGTGTCCGTGTGTTTGTACTTCCTGCGTGGACACTACCCCATCATGTTGGACGTATCCAAGGCCGATGTACGGGGAAATGAAGATGTGCAAATAGCGAGTGCAGAAGTGTTAACAGTGCTTTTGTCAGAGTTG GTGGGTGTGGTTGGAGAGAGTAGCCGAGGGTTTGCCACCTACATCAGTGACCTACTCTCCAGGTGTAAGGTGCAGAAGGCAGTACTACACTGTCTCCTAGCAACAGTCTACAGCGCTGGAAAAGACTCAG CCCTTCTAGCTGACAGTGACACAGATGACATGACCAGGGAGACCATCTCCAGGTGTAACTGGGAGCCCAGTGACCCCGGTTACCAGGCACTGCAGAGGCAGCTGCTCAAGCTGCTACTGGCCATCATTGTACTGGAGGATAAG GTCTTCTCCCACAGGAGTAAGACTGACAGTGAAGACAGCATGACGGAGTGGGATCGGCTGAGGATCCAGTTTGAGCAGGGCGCCGTCTCGCTGCGCTACGTGAGCTGGGAGCCCGTGGCAGCCCAGGGCATGTTCCTGGGGACCATGCTGAGTGCCCTGAGGCAGCCTAAAGTGGGCATGATGCACCCTCACTGG GTGACGATGGCTGTGTCCTCCCTGCCTTACCTTGGGAAGGCCTTGCCTCGAGTCATAACTCCCATCATTACCCAGCTGTGTGTGAACTTGGAGACTCTGGCCAAGGAGTACTCTCACTGCTTTTCTCATCCAAAATG GTCCATATGTCCTGACTTGCTAGTCAGCATTCTAGAGGGGCTGACCATGATCTTCCACTACTGCCTGATGGATAGCATCATACCCCCGTCAGGCATCAGCTTCCAGCCTGCTGTGGGCACCCCTGGGTCCTCGCAGGATCACGGCAGCCCTACCCACATCCTCCACAGCCTCATGAGAATGTTTGGTGTGGATACAGAGGACAAG CTCCCCAGCcatggtggggagggggagaaCCAAGTCAAACCTCTGCTGGAGGCACGCCGTGCCGTCATCAGCATCCTCCCCCGGGTAGTGTCCACCCTCGCCACCGCCTGGGGCATCCTCAAACAGGCCGAGTCACAGGGGGAGGGGCGGGCACAGAGGGCTGCACAGCAACCCCCTCCCGCCTGGATAATGGGCTCTCCCAAAGTGCTGTGCCAGCACATCCTGGAGCTGCTGAGCCCCATCTCCCTCCACCATGGAACATCCCTGATGGCAGCTGTGGCCATAGTCTGGAGGGACAGGAAGAGGAAATCTCATGGCAGGGAGAAG GTTTTACCTGTTGCCAGTACTGAGCAGCTAGGGTTAGTGGACCTGGTCAGTGCCATCAAAGTGGTCAGGATGGACAACCTCattcacacagtcacacag GTTGTGAAGTCCCCTCCCCTGTCTGGGAAGGACAGGAAGCAGCCTATCCTAGAAGTCAGCATGCTGCAGTTTCTCTATGTGTTCCTCATGAG AATGGGTAATGGCACAGTGATGGCTTCCTGGACCTCTCTGTTGGCCTTGCTGAGAGAGAGCCTGTCCCTGGACCTCCCCCCACCAGGGGTGTTCCTCCTGCTGGGGATACTGAACCAGTTTGTACAGAAGTGTCCCATGTTAGAGGATAGGAGGGACAGGAGAGACCTGCAG GCTTTTGCTCAGCGGAAAGTTGTTGAA GATGTCACACAGAAACTGCTGGAATCCTGCAGTACCATCGCTGGCTCATCACTGGAGCAGACCACGTGGCTTCGCCGCAGCCTTACCGTGATTCCCGGACCCCAGACTGATCCGAACCTGTCCCATTCTGACGTGGAGGACTCCCCCTCAACATCACCCCCctccagcccccctcccacacagcCAGCCGTGCTCCCCAACAGTTCACATTACAGTGTGCATGCACTGTCGCTTTTAGCTGAG CTGCTAGCTTCACTGCTGGATGTGATGTTTGGCAGTGAAGAGAAGGAGAGAGCTCTACCACTTCTCACTGCCATCATGGGCAATGTCACACCTTACCTCAGGTCCCACAG TGTTGAGAACATGGCTCGGTTCCGCGCCTGTTCGCGCCTGCTCAGCAGCCTGAGTGGGTACCAGTACACCCGCCGTGCCTGGAAACGTGAGGCCTTCGAGCTGCTCATGGACCAGAACTTCTTCCAGATGGACGGCCAATCTCTGTCCAGCTGGAAGTCTGTGGTGGACAATCTGATGACCCACGACAAGACAACATTCAGGGACTTGATGG CCCGAGTGGCAGTGACTCAGAGTGGTTCGCTGAACCTATTCAGTAGCCGTGAGCAGGAGCTAGAGCTGAGAGCCATGCTGCTGAAGAGACTGGCCTTCACCATCTTCTGTAGTGAGACAGACCAGTACCAGAGGCATCTGCCAGAAATacaag AGAGGGTTGCTGAGACCCTGCGGCTGCCCCCTGCACCCATCCTCCAGGAGCAGGTGTTCCTGTTGTTCAAGGTGCTGCTGCTGAGAATCTCGGCCTCCCACCTGACAGCCCTGTGGCCCACCATCATCACCCAGCTGGTGCAGGTGTTCCTCCACATGGAACAGGAGCTCAGCGCTGATGCTGATGTGTCCAG AACCCTGTCCCAGAGGATTTCTGGTATAGACGGAGGCTGGGCCTATGTGGAGGGTAATGGTCTGTGTGTGAATCCTACCTCCAACCCACACTGGCTCAGGGTGTTCCTAGCTACCTGTAAGCTACTGGACCTGGCACTGGCCCTGCCATCCGACCTGCTGCCACACTTCCAACT GTACCGCTGGGCCTTTGTTGGTGAGGCTGGTGTCTATAGTACTAAACATTCTCAGCGGCAGGAGAGGGCTGTGGAGGGGGATGACTTCACACCACATCTCGTCAGGCTAACAAGACtactccgaagaaag GTTCCATCAGAAGATGCCGACAGGGTTCTGATATGGGAGTACGGCACTCCTCTGCTGAACGTGGCCAGGATATCAAGCCTGTCTGACTTACTCCCTTTCTTCAACACGGTTTGCTCGGCCCAGCTTTCCTGTGTCACCCTGGAGTCCAGTCCCAAACACTCCAGCCCAGCACGGGGGAACATACCCTCTGTATCAGTGCCAACTCCTGCTGAGCTAGCTGTGGAGAGAGACTTTCTAGAGCAGCTACCTGGGGCAAAGAAGTAA